The genomic DNA GAATCCTTACGTTCTGGATCACTCGGTTCCGTGGCTGTGCCGCTGCACGGTGGTGGGCGGCGAGTCCCAGGCATTGAAGCCGCAGAACCCTGGAAGCGGAACCCCCTCTTCCGGATCGTTGTCCGGATCGTTGCCGGTGTGGGTTTTCGCACACACGCTCCGCACAAGGGCTCCGCACGGGGTAGGCCCGGAGGGTCCCGACCCCGATGACGGCTACCCCGTGATCCGCATGCCACACTCGACCCATGCGCGTGTACCTCGGCTCAGACCATGCCGGTTTCGAACTCAAGAACCACCTCGTCGAGTGGCTCACGGCCCAGGGCCACGAAGCCGTCGACTGTGGCCCCCACATCTACGACGCCCAGGACGACTACCCGCCGTTCTGCCTGCGCGCCGCCGAGAGGACGGCCGCGGACGCGGGCAGCCTCGGCATCGTGATCGGTGGCTCCGGCAACGGCGAGCAGATGGCCGCCAACAAGGTGAAGGGCGTACGTGCCGCACTCGCCTGGAGCGAGCAGACCGCCGCTCTCGGCCGCGAGCACAACGACGCCAATGTGGTGGCCATCGGTGGCCGCATGCACACCGTGGAGGAGTCGACGAAGTTCGTCGAGATCTTCCTCGCCACGCCGTACTCGGGTGAGGAGCGTCACACCCGCCGCATCGCGATGCTGACCGCCTACGAGGCGACGGGCGAGCTTCCCCCGATCCCGGCCCACCACCCGCAGCAGGGCTGACCGCCCTGCCCCCCGTGCCGCCGGCCCGCCCGGCGGCACAGCCATTTCCCCGTATCCCACGTGACTCAGGAGAGCCGCCACCGTGCCCGAGGGACACACGATCCATCGCCTGGCCGCGGACCACCGCGACCGGTTCGTGGGTGGGCCGGTGCGGGTCAGCAGCCCGCAGGGCAGGTTCTCGGACAGTGCGGCGCTCCTCGACGGCCGTGCGTTCACCGGCGTCGACGCGCACGGCAAGCACCTGTTCCTCGGCTTCGAGGACGCCGGATGGATCCACATCCACCTCGGCCTGTTCGGCAAGCTCCACTTCGGTACGACACCCGTTCCGCCGCCCACGGACACCGTCCGTCTGCGCCTGGCCAACGACGACCACCACGCGGACCTGCGCGGACCGACCACCTGCGCCCTCATCACGGAACCCGAGAAGCGCGCGATACACGACCGGCTGGGCCCGGACCCGCTGCGGGCCGACGAGGACGGCGAACGCGCCTGGCGGCGGATCTCGCGCAGCCGCATCACGGTGGCCGCGCTGCTGATGGACCAGAAGGTCATCGCGGGCGTCGGCAACGTCTACCGGGCGGAGGTCCTGTTCCGGCACGGCATCGACCCGTACCGCCAGGGCAAGGACCTCACCCGTGCGGAGTGGGACGCGATCTGGGCGGACCTGGTGACACTGATGCGTGCGGGCGTACGGAACAACCGGATCGACACGGTGCGTCCGGAGCACATGCCGGAGGCGATGGGGCGGGCGCCGCGGGTGGACGACCACGGGGGCGAGGTGTACGTGTACCGGCGGGCTCGGCAGGGGTGCCACATATGCGGCACGGAGATCCGCGCGGCGGACCTGGCGGCCCGCAACCTCTTCTGGTGTCCGACCTGCCAGCGCGCCTAAGGGCTGTCCGGTGATCCCTGGCGGGCGCACGACGACAGCTACGGCACCTCGCCGCCTCGTCGGAACGCCCGAATACGTCCAGTCCGACGACGCCCCTCCGCCTTGCGATGCACCGCATCCGACGCCGCGCGCTGATCCACCAGCGACTACGGGACAGCCCTTGGCAGCGCGTCCGCACGCCGGACGCGCTTGATCCTGCGCTCCGGCGCGCATTCCGCACCGCCCCGAACGTCCTCGATCGCCCGGCGGGCTCAATTTCCCCGCCCGCAGGTGCCCTTCAGGGCCGCGTGCCCCCTCCTGGCCCGAAACGTCCGCCGGCGCCCCGTCAACGTCACTTCCCGCTAGAACCCCCGCGGAAGCCAAGGCTCCACCATGCCCGAGAACGCCGACGCCGCCTCCGCCACCGCACCCGTCCGCAGCTCCTGTACCCGCCCGGCCCGCGCCAGTGAGACCAGCGATTCGCCGCCCAGGTACACCGTCCCCAGCTCCCTTACGGAGAGCGCCAGATCCGCCGGGTCATCCGTCCGCTTGCACGACGCGCCGCCCTTCGTGTCGGCCGTGAGCCGCCAACGCCCCGCGTTCCACGGGCAGAACGCGTCCTCGACCTCGAACACCACGTCCACCGACGCCCGGTACGCCCGCGCCTCCAGCGCCGCGCCGAGCTCCACCAGCCGTACGTACAGCGAGTCGCGCAGCTTGATGTTGCACCGGCGTACGTCCGAGACGAGATGCAGAACCGCATCGTCGACCGGCCGGTTCCGTGCCTCGACCGTCGACGTCAGGTCGATCTCGAAGAGGAACCGCCACAGCGCCGCGTACGCCGCAGGGTCCAGCGCCGACAGGTCGTCCACGGCGATCCGGCCCTTGGGGCCCGCGGTGTCCCAGTCCGGCTTGATGCGGAACGTCGAGTACCCGACGACCTCACCCGCCCGCTCGGCCAGCAGGCACTGCAGCGGCGACGCCCCCCGTCGCGCGCTCGCCGGGTCGAGCAGAGCCCGCCGTTCCCAGCCGGGCCCGTGCGCAGGCGTCCCCGGCCGCCCCGCCACCAGCCGCTCGTACACGCCCTCGCACGCAGTGGTCGCCTCGTCCGGCCTGGCGTACCGCAGACGTACCTCGTCCGTGCCGTCCGGCACCGTCAGCCGCACCCGGTCCGTGTCGATCTCCAGGGACATCTGCCTCGTGGCGGACCCGTACCCGAACCGGCCGTAGATCGCGGGCTCCGAGGCCGTCAGCACGGCGAGGGGTTCACCCAGTGCCCGCACGTCGTCGAGTTGACGCCGCATCATCGAGGTCAGCAGGCCGCGCCTGCGGTGCGTGGACGCGACACTCACCATCGTCACGCCGGCCGCGGGCACCAGGGCGCCGCCGGGCACCGCCAGCCGGAAGCTGAAGGCCCCCGCCGTGCCGACCACGTCCGGGCCGTCCCAGATGCCGATCGACCGCTCGTGCTCGGTCAGCGCCTCCCAGAGCTCGCGCTCCTCCGGAGAGTCGGCGACGACTCCGCCGAACGCGAGCTCCAGGCTCCCGAACCATTCGTTCCATTCGGACGGACGCAACACCCGCAGCTGAGTAGTCATATGCCATGCCTACCAGGGGTACGGCAGACGGGCGACCCGTTTTCGAACGCATTGTCACAGGGGTCCCCCTGCACCCGAGGCGCTCGTGTGGATAAGGTCCCCGCAATGGCCCGTCGCGCAGGAGCAGACTCGTACCCGGCCCGATTGCAGAAATCGGCGCACCGGGCGCGCATAGCGCTGCGCAAATCCGGCGTCGACTACTTCCGTGGCGACGGCTCCGACTGGATCGCCCTGGCCGGCCTGCTGCTGACCGTCCCGGCCATCACCTGCGGCACGCTGCTGAACGCGGTGTGGTGCGCACCGGCAGCGCTCGTCCTGCCGATCGTCGCGGGCGGACTGCTGCTGCGACCGGCCAGCCTGCTCGGGCTGTACGGGACCGCCGCCGCAGCCCTGATCGTGGAGTCGATCGCGCTCGGCCCGTACTCGGAGGGTCCGGCCCGGGTGACCCCGGGCACCGTCCTGGTGGTCGCGGCGTGCGGATTCTTCGGACTGATCCTCGCCCAGTTCCGGGCCAGGGTCGGCGTCCCGTGGCGGCGCGGCGGCACCATGCTCTTCGACCTGCGCGAACGCATCCGTGTGCAGAGCGCCCTGCCGAGGCTGCCGCAGGGCTGGCACCGTGAGATGGCGCTGCGCCCGGCGGGCGGCCAGTCGTTCTCCGGCGACTTCGTCGTCGCGGCCCGCACCAACGGCGGCCGCACCCTGGAAGTCGTACTCACCGATGTCTCCGGCAAGGGCATGGACGCGGGATCCCGCGCGCTCCTGCTGTCCGGCGCGTTCGGCGGCCTGCTCGGCTCGCTGCCGCCGCACGGCTTCCTGCCCGCGGCCAACGCCTATCTGCTGCGCCAGGACTGGGACGAGGGCTTCGCCACCTCCATCCATCTGGTGCTGGACCTGGACTCGGGCGACTACGAGCTCCTCTCCGCCGGCCACCCGCCGGCCCTGCAACTGCACGCGGGCAGCGGTCGGTGGGAGGAGAAGGCTGCGGAGGGCCCGCTCCTGGGGGTGTACGACGGGGCACAGTTCGACGCGGTGAAGGGCTCACTGGCCCCCGGCGATGTGCTGATGCTCTTCACGGACGGCCTGGTGGAGGCGTCCGACCGGGACATCGCGGAGGGCATCGACCGGCTGACCGGCGAGGCCGACCGCTATGTCGTCACCGGCTTCGACGGCGCGGCCTGGCATCTGATCGAGGCGTGCGCGAAGGACGTCAACGACGACCGGGCGCTGCTGCTGCTGTCCCGCCGGTCCTGAAGCGTACGGAGCAGCCAGGGCCGGGCACTCGGTGCCCGGCCGTCGTGACGACGCGCGTCCACGCGGCCCTGTGCCCGACGACCGCCCGTCCGTAGAGTCGGCGCATGCCCACGCCACGCACACCCCTGACCCTGGCCGAGGTCGAGGCCGCCGCCCGCAGCGCGCACGCCGGCCAGCAGGACAAGGCGGGACGCCCGTACGCCGAACACCTCGCCGCCGTCGCGGACGGTGTACGGGCCAGGGGCGGCAGCGACGACCAGATCGCCGCCGCGTGGCTGCACGACGCGGTCGAGGACGACGCGCTGTCCGCCGATTGGCTGGCGGCCGCCGCGCTGCCGCAGCCGGTCAAGGACATGGTCCTCGCCGTCACCAAACGGGACGGCGAGGATGTGGCGGCGTACACCCGGCGCATCCTCGCCACCCCCGGCGCCCTGCTGATCAAGGAATCCGACCTAGCCCACAACGCCGACCCGACCCGCCTCGCGGTTCTGGACCCGGCGACGCGTACCCGGCTGACCGCGAAATATGCGCAGGTACGCGCGCTGCTCGGACTCGACGCCGGCGAATCGCCCATCGAACAGCCGGATCCGGCCAACACCACGAAGGGCTGATCCACTCAGAGCTTGGCGGCGTCCCGCCGGAACGCCCAGTCCATGTCCGGCTCGGTCACGCAGCGCAGCACCCGTCGCACCGGCGGGGTGCACAGCAGCGTCACCGCGGCGGCCGCGAACAGCGAGACGACGACCAGCCCGCCCGGCGAGGCCAGCCACTCGTACCGGTCGAACAACCCGACGTAGCCGGCGCCCTTGACCAGGAAACCGTGCAGCAGATAGCCGCAGATCGTCCCGGCGCCCAGAACGGTGAACCACATGTGCCGACGCGGCACCCATGCCAGGAACCCGATGGTGAGCAGCAGCGCGCAACCGAACATCATCAGGGTCATCACCGCACCCGACCACCACGGGGCGCCCATCTCCGGGGCGCTGTTGCTGCGGTAGAACCAGCCCAGCTGCATCCGCGGCGCCGCCCAGTACGCGAACAACGCGGCCCCGGCGAACAGCGGCAGCGCCAGCATCCGCACCTCACGCCGACGCATCAACTGGAAGTGCTCGGGCTTCAGTTGGAGTCCGAGCACGAAGTACGGCAGGAACTGCAGGACCCGCTGGAGGTCGAGGTCGTCACCGATCGTGGGGGAGAACGACGCGAGCACGGCAATGACGAGCGCGACCGGCAGCGGGTGGCGCAGCGCCTGCCAGACGGGCGTGGTGAGCCGCCAGATGAACAGCGCGGCCAGGAACCAGGTGAGGAACCACGGGTCGATCAGGCTGATCGGATGGTCCGGCGAGTCGTCCGCGTACCGCTTGAAGAGCGAGTAGGCCGTCTCGAAGACCACATAGGGCACGGCGACCCCGGTGACCAGGCGTTTCATCTTCTTGGCGCTCATGTCGAACGAGCGTGAGAAATAACCGGAGATGATGATGAAGGCCGGCATGTGAAACGTGTACGCAACCATGTACAGCGCCCGGGCGGTCCGGCTCCCGTCCATCACCGGCACCCACGCGTGCGCCACCGCGACCAGCACGATCGCCAGATATTTGGCGTTGTCGAAGTAGGCGTCACGCCGCTTCGTCGGCGCGGCCGCCGAAGGCCGGTTCGCCACCGGTACGGGGGGAGCCGCGGTGAGGGTCGTGCCGCCCTGGCGTCTGGGCTCCGACTCCCGGGTCGCTGGGGGGAGCGGGGCCCTCTGAAATGTGTTCGGAGCGTGGAACATCTAAAGCACCTTAGACGCCTCGATTGGAATTCGTAAAACCGTCCACAGATATTGCGTGTTCCCGTCCAATCGAAAGTGAAACTACCGAAAACCGCCCCCTATGGCCCGATTGATCCTCCTTAAATGGGGCATATCGCCAGGCGGTTGGATGGAGTGAATTTCATCGCACCGGAGGTCGTGGAAACGCGTGTGAACGACCTGTGTGGATATGGAAACGATCACGGTCCCGGGCTTTTTCGACCGACGTCCGCGGATGTCCCCGTGCTGCCGGCCGTCTCCCCGGCGTAGCCCCGGACGGGCGGGGCGGCGGCCCTGTCCGCCCCCGCGCACGCGGGGCGTGAGGATGGCGCGATCCCGACAGTTCCATTCGTCACCTGGCAGCAACCACAGGGGAGTTGGTGGCACGATGGACGCAGCGGAGGAGTGCCCGTGCGCACGCTTCCGGGCCGGCAAGGCGGACCGACCAAGGGTGTGATCAGTCGTGGCCATTTCACTGTCTGTGGTGCTTCTGTTGGCGATCATCCTGGTGGTGCTGATCCGAGGCGGCTCCATCAAGGCCGGACCCGCGATCGTCGCGGTGCTCTTCGGCTTCTTCCTGGCATCGACCGGCATGGCGCCGTCGATCAACAGGTTCATGAACTCGATAGCGGAGACCATCAACCACATCAGCTTCTGATCCGCGCCGCAGAAGGCGGACGCGGAACGCAGAAGGCCCGGTCCGACGAACAATTCGCCGAACCGGGCCCACGCATGGAGCGGGCGACGGGAATCGAACCCGCGTAGCTAGTTTGGAAGACTAGGGCTCTACCATTGAGCTACGCCCGCATGCGCCGCACTCCTCGGACCGCGGCACGAGGAGCATCGTAGCGGGTCGCGGACGTTGTCCGCACACCTCATCGCGGCACCGGGTGCCGCAATCCACGCCGCCCCCGTAAAGCGGTCTGTGCACTGCCGGTCTGCATGTACCCTACGTGTCGCACCGACGGGGTGTGGCGCAGCTTGGTAGCGCGTCCGCTTTGGGAGCGGAAGGTCGTCGGTTCGAATCCGGCCACCCCGACCACAGGCAAGATCGCATTGTGGGAGTCATCCCCCTTGCCGTTACTATGCAAATTGCGTGCCCGTGTGTCTGATGTACCGGGCTCGATCCGCGGAGCCGCTGTCCGGTGGCCGAGCAGAACCCCAAGAAGTCAGCCACCAAGGAGACCGAACCGTGAAGAGCGCCGTGGAGACCCTGAACCCGACTCGGGTTCGGCTCAGCATCGAGGTGCCCTTCGAGGAGCTCAAGGACAGCCTCGACGCGGCGTACAAGAAGATCAACCAGCAGGTCACGGTGAAGGGCTTCCGTAAGGGCAAGATCCCCAACCGCGTCATCGACCAGCGGTTCGGCCGTGGTGCTGTGCTGGAGGAGGCCGTCAACGACGCCCTCCCGAAGTTCTACACCGAGGCTGTCAACGAGGGTGAGCTCAACGTTCTGGGCCAGCCCGAGGTCGACATCACCGAGCTGAAGGACGGCGAGCTGCTGGCCTTCACCGCCGAGGTCGACGTGCGCCCCGCGATCGAGATCCCGGACTACTCCGGCATCGAGGTCACCGTGGACGCCCTCGAGGTCAGCGACGAGGACGTCGAGAAGGCCGTGGAGCAGCTCCGTGGCCGCTTCGCCTCCACCAACCCGGTCGAGCGCGCCGCCGCGGACGGCGACGTCGTGACGATCGACCTGCAGGCCAAGGTCGACGGCGAGGTCCTGGAGGACGGCGTGGCCGAGGGTGTCTCGTACACCATCGGTTCCGGCGAGCTCCTCGACGGCATCGACGCGGCCGTCACCGGCCTGGAGGCGGGTGGCGAGGCCACCTTCACCTCCGAGCTGAAGGGTGGCTCGGCCGAGGGCAAGGAGGCCGAGGTCACCGTCAAGGTCACCGCCGTCGCCGCCCGTGAGCTCCCCGAGCTGGACGACGAGTTCGCCCAGATGGCGAGCGAGTTCGACACCCTCGAAGAGCTGAAGGCGGACAGCCGCAAGCGCCTCGAGAACACCAAGCAGTACGACCAGGCCACCCAGGCCCAGGAGCGCGTCCTCGACGAGCTGCTGAAGCTGGCCGAGGTCCCGATCCCCGAGAAGCTGCTCGCGGACGAGGTGCAGACCCGCAAGCACAACCTCGAGCACCACCAGCTCGGCCAGATGGGTCTGACCCTCGAGAAGTACCTGGAGATCCAGGGCAAGACCCTCGAGGAGTTCGAGACCGAGACCTCCGAGCAGGCGGTCAAGGGCATCAAGACCCAGTTCATCCTGGACGAGCTCGTCAACAAGGAGAAGCTGAACGTCAACCAGGAGGAGCTCACCGAGCACCTCATGCGGCGCGCTGCTTCCTCCGGCATGAGCCCCGACCAGTTCGCCCAGGCCGTCGTCGAGGGTGGCCAGGTGCCGATGCTCGTCGGCGAGGTCGCCCGCGGCAAGGCGCTCGCCGTGGTCGTCGAGGCCGCCAAGGTCGTCGACACCAACGGTGAGCTCGTCGAGCTCGAGGACGACGAGGAAGAGGCCATCGAGACGGTCGAGGCCGCCGAGGGTCACACCGAGGCCGCCGACGAGGAGAAGACCGAGGCCTGAGCCTCGCGCTGAACCCGTACGACGGGCTCCGGACGCTCAGCGTCCGGAGCCCGTCGTCATATCGGTGGCCAACCCCCACAACCCTTGTGCGCACTGCTCAGCTTGCGCTCCCAGCGAACAGTTGCGGAAGCGGGATGGCGTTGTCCCACCTGCGCGTTAGGGTCCATGAATAGGAAGGGTGGGGGAGTCCCCGCCCGCCCGGTACGAAGACGCTGAGACGGCCGGAGCCGT from Streptomyces sp. NBC_01707 includes the following:
- a CDS encoding ribose-5-phosphate isomerase gives rise to the protein MRVYLGSDHAGFELKNHLVEWLTAQGHEAVDCGPHIYDAQDDYPPFCLRAAERTAADAGSLGIVIGGSGNGEQMAANKVKGVRAALAWSEQTAALGREHNDANVVAIGGRMHTVEESTKFVEIFLATPYSGEERHTRRIAMLTAYEATGELPPIPAHHPQQG
- a CDS encoding Fpg/Nei family DNA glycosylase — translated: MPEGHTIHRLAADHRDRFVGGPVRVSSPQGRFSDSAALLDGRAFTGVDAHGKHLFLGFEDAGWIHIHLGLFGKLHFGTTPVPPPTDTVRLRLANDDHHADLRGPTTCALITEPEKRAIHDRLGPDPLRADEDGERAWRRISRSRITVAALLMDQKVIAGVGNVYRAEVLFRHGIDPYRQGKDLTRAEWDAIWADLVTLMRAGVRNNRIDTVRPEHMPEAMGRAPRVDDHGGEVYVYRRARQGCHICGTEIRAADLAARNLFWCPTCQRA
- a CDS encoding GNAT family N-acetyltransferase is translated as MTTQLRVLRPSEWNEWFGSLELAFGGVVADSPEERELWEALTEHERSIGIWDGPDVVGTAGAFSFRLAVPGGALVPAAGVTMVSVASTHRRRGLLTSMMRRQLDDVRALGEPLAVLTASEPAIYGRFGYGSATRQMSLEIDTDRVRLTVPDGTDEVRLRYARPDEATTACEGVYERLVAGRPGTPAHGPGWERRALLDPASARRGASPLQCLLAERAGEVVGYSTFRIKPDWDTAGPKGRIAVDDLSALDPAAYAALWRFLFEIDLTSTVEARNRPVDDAVLHLVSDVRRCNIKLRDSLYVRLVELGAALEARAYRASVDVVFEVEDAFCPWNAGRWRLTADTKGGASCKRTDDPADLALSVRELGTVYLGGESLVSLARAGRVQELRTGAVAEAASAFSGMVEPWLPRGF
- a CDS encoding PP2C family protein-serine/threonine phosphatase — protein: MARRAGADSYPARLQKSAHRARIALRKSGVDYFRGDGSDWIALAGLLLTVPAITCGTLLNAVWCAPAALVLPIVAGGLLLRPASLLGLYGTAAAALIVESIALGPYSEGPARVTPGTVLVVAACGFFGLILAQFRARVGVPWRRGGTMLFDLRERIRVQSALPRLPQGWHREMALRPAGGQSFSGDFVVAARTNGGRTLEVVLTDVSGKGMDAGSRALLLSGAFGGLLGSLPPHGFLPAANAYLLRQDWDEGFATSIHLVLDLDSGDYELLSAGHPPALQLHAGSGRWEEKAAEGPLLGVYDGAQFDAVKGSLAPGDVLMLFTDGLVEASDRDIAEGIDRLTGEADRYVVTGFDGAAWHLIEACAKDVNDDRALLLLSRRS
- a CDS encoding HD domain-containing protein — encoded protein: MPTPRTPLTLAEVEAAARSAHAGQQDKAGRPYAEHLAAVADGVRARGGSDDQIAAAWLHDAVEDDALSADWLAAAALPQPVKDMVLAVTKRDGEDVAAYTRRILATPGALLIKESDLAHNADPTRLAVLDPATRTRLTAKYAQVRALLGLDAGESPIEQPDPANTTKG
- a CDS encoding acyltransferase family protein — protein: MFHAPNTFQRAPLPPATRESEPRRQGGTTLTAAPPVPVANRPSAAAPTKRRDAYFDNAKYLAIVLVAVAHAWVPVMDGSRTARALYMVAYTFHMPAFIIISGYFSRSFDMSAKKMKRLVTGVAVPYVVFETAYSLFKRYADDSPDHPISLIDPWFLTWFLAALFIWRLTTPVWQALRHPLPVALVIAVLASFSPTIGDDLDLQRVLQFLPYFVLGLQLKPEHFQLMRRREVRMLALPLFAGAALFAYWAAPRMQLGWFYRSNSAPEMGAPWWSGAVMTLMMFGCALLLTIGFLAWVPRRHMWFTVLGAGTICGYLLHGFLVKGAGYVGLFDRYEWLASPGGLVVVSLFAAAAVTLLCTPPVRRVLRCVTEPDMDWAFRRDAAKL
- the tig gene encoding trigger factor encodes the protein MKSAVETLNPTRVRLSIEVPFEELKDSLDAAYKKINQQVTVKGFRKGKIPNRVIDQRFGRGAVLEEAVNDALPKFYTEAVNEGELNVLGQPEVDITELKDGELLAFTAEVDVRPAIEIPDYSGIEVTVDALEVSDEDVEKAVEQLRGRFASTNPVERAAADGDVVTIDLQAKVDGEVLEDGVAEGVSYTIGSGELLDGIDAAVTGLEAGGEATFTSELKGGSAEGKEAEVTVKVTAVAARELPELDDEFAQMASEFDTLEELKADSRKRLENTKQYDQATQAQERVLDELLKLAEVPIPEKLLADEVQTRKHNLEHHQLGQMGLTLEKYLEIQGKTLEEFETETSEQAVKGIKTQFILDELVNKEKLNVNQEELTEHLMRRAASSGMSPDQFAQAVVEGGQVPMLVGEVARGKALAVVVEAAKVVDTNGELVELEDDEEEAIETVEAAEGHTEAADEEKTEA